One stretch of Streptomyces sp. 135 DNA includes these proteins:
- a CDS encoding L-threonylcarbamoyladenylate synthase, with amino-acid sequence MARRYDTNDATDRSTGLREAASAVRRGELVVLPTDTVYGIGADAFSPEACADLLDAKGRGRNMPTPVLIGSPNTLHGLVTDFSEMAWELVDAFWPGALTLVAKQQPSLQWDLGDTRGTVAIRMPLHPVAIELLTEVGPMAVSSANLTGHPAPEDCDAAQEMLGDSVSVYLDGGRTPGIVPSSIVDVTGKVPVLLRAGALDADELRKVVPDLEVAN; translated from the coding sequence ATGGCACGGCGATACGACACCAACGACGCGACCGACCGCTCGACCGGTCTGCGCGAGGCCGCCTCCGCCGTGCGCCGGGGCGAGCTGGTCGTGCTGCCCACCGACACCGTCTACGGCATCGGCGCCGACGCCTTCAGCCCGGAGGCGTGCGCCGACCTGCTCGACGCCAAGGGCCGCGGCCGCAACATGCCGACCCCCGTCCTCATCGGCTCGCCGAACACCCTGCACGGCTTGGTCACCGACTTCTCCGAGATGGCCTGGGAACTCGTCGACGCCTTCTGGCCCGGCGCCCTGACCCTGGTCGCCAAGCAGCAGCCCTCCCTCCAGTGGGACCTCGGCGACACCCGCGGCACGGTCGCCATCCGGATGCCGCTGCACCCCGTCGCCATCGAACTGCTCACCGAGGTCGGCCCCATGGCCGTCTCCTCGGCCAACCTCACCGGGCACCCCGCCCCCGAGGACTGCGACGCCGCGCAGGAGATGCTCGGCGACTCCGTCTCCGTCTACCTGGACGGCGGCCGGACCCCCGGCATCGTCCCCTCGTCGATCGTCGACGTCACGGGCAAGGTGCCGGTCCTGCTCCGCGCGGGCGCCCTGGACGCGGACGAGCTGCGCAAGGTGGTACCCGACCTCGAGGTGGCGAATTGA
- a CDS encoding protein-tyrosine-phosphatase, with product MTAPETGRGIAGFPGSAGTFRILHVSTGNVCRSPITERLTRHALADRLGDPLTGGLIVESAGTWGHEGAPMETNAETVLADFGADASGFMGRELLDDHVIRADLVLTATRDHRAQVISMGHSAGLRTFTLKEFTRLVRAIDPTTLPEPDGNGVVERARALVRAAAALRGWLLAPNVEADEVYDPYGAPLPFFRSVGDEINQALDPVVTALTGVPAHT from the coding sequence TTGACAGCCCCTGAGACGGGGCGTGGCATAGCGGGCTTCCCGGGCTCTGCGGGCACCTTCCGCATCCTCCACGTCAGCACCGGCAACGTCTGCCGCTCGCCGATCACCGAGCGGCTGACCCGGCATGCCCTGGCCGACCGCCTCGGCGACCCCCTGACCGGCGGCCTGATCGTGGAGAGCGCGGGCACCTGGGGCCACGAGGGCGCCCCCATGGAGACCAACGCCGAGACCGTCCTCGCGGACTTCGGGGCGGACGCCAGCGGCTTCATGGGACGCGAGCTCCTCGACGACCACGTGATCCGCGCCGACCTGGTCCTGACCGCCACCCGGGACCACCGGGCGCAGGTCATCTCCATGGGCCACTCGGCGGGCCTGCGCACCTTCACGCTCAAGGAGTTCACCCGGCTGGTGCGGGCCATAGACCCGACGACCCTGCCCGAGCCGGACGGCAACGGCGTGGTGGAGCGCGCCCGCGCCCTGGTGCGGGCCGCCGCCGCCCTGCGCGGCTGGCTCCTCGCCCCCAACGTGGAGGCCGACGAGGTGTACGACCCCTACGGCGCGCCCCTGCCGTTCTTCCGCTCCGTGGGCGACGAGATCAACCAGGCGCTCGACCCCGTGGTGACGGCGCTGACCGGCGTGCCCGCGCACACGTAG
- the glyA gene encoding serine hydroxymethyltransferase has protein sequence MSLSTVSTAPSAPEASYTDLGALRRQDPELAEVIAAEAARQSGGLQLVAAENFTSPAVLTALGSPLANKYAEGYPGARHHGGCELVDVAERIAVDRAKALFGAEHANVQAHSGSSAVLAAYAALLRPGDTVLAMGLPYGGHLTHGSPANFSGRWFDFVGYGVDAESGLIDYDQVHALARSHRPKAIVCGSISYPRHIDYAAFRAIADDVGAYLIADAAHPLGLVAGGAAPNPVPYADVVCATTHKVLRGPRGGLLLCGADLAHRIDRAVFPFTQGGAQMHTIAAKAVAFGEAAAPAFTAYAHQVVANARTLADGLAAAGFAIITGGTDTHLILADPAPLGVEAHTARGRLAAAGIVLDTCALPHGDARGLRLGTAAVTTQGMTGPDLVRVAGLLADAVRGTGETTDVRNEVRELAGRFPPYPG, from the coding sequence ATGTCGCTCAGCACGGTCAGCACCGCACCCAGCGCCCCCGAGGCGTCGTACACCGACCTCGGCGCGCTGCGCCGGCAGGACCCCGAGCTGGCCGAGGTCATCGCCGCCGAGGCCGCCCGGCAGTCCGGCGGCCTCCAGCTGGTCGCCGCCGAGAACTTCACCTCGCCCGCCGTCCTGACCGCCCTCGGCTCCCCGCTCGCCAACAAGTACGCCGAGGGCTACCCCGGGGCCCGTCACCACGGCGGCTGCGAACTCGTCGACGTCGCCGAGCGGATCGCCGTCGACCGCGCCAAGGCCCTCTTCGGCGCCGAGCACGCCAACGTCCAGGCGCACTCCGGCTCCTCCGCCGTCCTCGCCGCGTACGCCGCGCTGCTGCGGCCCGGCGACACGGTCCTCGCCATGGGCTTGCCGTACGGCGGCCACCTCACGCACGGCTCGCCCGCGAACTTCTCCGGGCGCTGGTTCGACTTCGTCGGCTACGGCGTCGACGCCGAGAGCGGCCTCATCGACTACGACCAGGTGCACGCCCTCGCCCGCAGCCACCGCCCGAAGGCGATCGTCTGCGGCTCGATCTCCTATCCGCGGCACATCGACTACGCGGCCTTCCGCGCCATCGCCGACGACGTGGGCGCGTATCTCATCGCCGACGCGGCCCATCCCCTGGGCCTGGTCGCCGGGGGAGCGGCGCCGAACCCCGTGCCGTACGCCGACGTCGTCTGCGCCACCACCCACAAGGTCCTGCGCGGCCCCCGAGGCGGCCTCCTGCTGTGCGGGGCGGACCTGGCGCACCGGATCGACCGGGCCGTCTTCCCGTTCACGCAGGGCGGCGCACAGATGCACACGATCGCCGCCAAGGCGGTGGCCTTCGGCGAGGCGGCGGCCCCGGCCTTCACCGCGTACGCCCATCAGGTGGTCGCCAACGCGCGGACGCTGGCGGACGGCCTGGCCGCCGCCGGGTTCGCGATCATCACCGGCGGCACCGACACCCATCTGATCCTGGCCGATCCGGCACCCCTCGGAGTCGAGGCGCACACCGCCCGCGGCAGGCTCGCGGCCGCCGGGATCGTCCTCGACACCTGCGCCCTGCCGCACGGCGACGCCCGCGGACTGCGCCTCGGCACCGCCGCCGTCACGACCCAGGGCATGACCGGTCCCGACCTGGTGCGCGTCGCCGGCCTGCTGGCCGACGCGGTCCGCGGCACGGGAGAGACCACGGACGTACGGAACGAGGTGCGCGAACTGGCGGGCAGATTTCCGCCGTATCCGGGATAG
- a CDS encoding MraY family glycosyltransferase, with the protein MREYLLTLCITAAVTYLLTGPVRKFAIVAGAMPEIRARDVHREPTPRLGGIAMFFGLCAGLLVADHLPNLNAVFENSNEPRALLSGAALIWLIGVLDDKFEIDALIKLGGQMIAAGVMVMQGLTILWIPVPGVGTVSLTSGQGTLLTVALVVITINAVNFVDGLDGLAAGMVCIASAASFMYAYRIWYGYGIEAAAPATLFAAILMGMCLGFLPHNMHPARIFMGDSGSMLIGLILAAGAISVTGQVDPAAMKLNFGGTRDATHAMLPVFIPLLMPLTIIAIPFADLVLAIVRRTWNGKSPFAADRGHLHHRLLEIGHSHSRAVLIMYFWSALIAFGTVAYSVHSTSVWILLLIVALSALGLVLLLLPRFRPRTPRWAEAFVPPRYRRRRAERVEAETAQEDVAGPADPGPAPVPELSGAMRPHGSTALSERPRVRSQERD; encoded by the coding sequence GTGCGTGAATACCTGCTGACGCTCTGCATCACGGCCGCGGTGACCTATCTGCTGACCGGGCCGGTGCGGAAGTTCGCGATCGTGGCCGGCGCCATGCCGGAAATCCGCGCCCGCGACGTACACCGGGAGCCCACGCCCCGGCTCGGCGGGATCGCGATGTTCTTCGGCCTGTGCGCGGGTCTCCTGGTCGCCGACCACCTGCCGAACCTGAACGCGGTCTTCGAGAACTCCAACGAACCGCGCGCGCTGCTCTCCGGAGCGGCGCTGATCTGGCTCATCGGCGTCCTGGACGACAAGTTCGAGATCGACGCCCTGATCAAGCTCGGCGGCCAGATGATCGCCGCCGGCGTCATGGTCATGCAGGGCCTGACGATCCTGTGGATCCCGGTCCCCGGCGTCGGCACGGTCTCGCTGACCTCCGGCCAGGGCACCCTCCTGACGGTCGCGCTCGTCGTCATCACCATCAACGCCGTCAACTTCGTGGACGGCCTCGACGGTCTCGCGGCGGGCATGGTCTGCATCGCCTCCGCCGCGTCCTTCATGTACGCCTACCGGATCTGGTACGGCTACGGCATCGAGGCCGCCGCGCCCGCCACGCTCTTCGCCGCCATCCTCATGGGCATGTGCCTGGGCTTCCTGCCGCACAACATGCACCCCGCCCGGATCTTCATGGGCGACTCGGGGTCGATGCTCATCGGCCTGATCCTCGCGGCGGGCGCCATCTCCGTGACGGGACAGGTCGACCCGGCGGCGATGAAGCTGAACTTCGGCGGCACCCGCGACGCCACGCACGCGATGCTGCCGGTCTTCATCCCGCTGCTCATGCCGCTCACGATCATCGCGATCCCCTTCGCCGACCTGGTCCTCGCCATCGTGCGCCGCACCTGGAACGGCAAGTCGCCCTTCGCCGCGGACCGCGGGCACCTCCACCACCGGCTCCTGGAGATCGGCCACTCGCACAGCCGCGCGGTGCTGATCATGTACTTCTGGTCGGCGCTCATCGCCTTCGGCACCGTCGCGTACTCGGTGCACTCCACGAGCGTGTGGATCCTGCTGCTCATCGTCGCCCTCAGCGCGCTGGGCCTCGTCCTGCTCCTGCTGCCGCGCTTCAGGCCGCGTACTCCCCGCTGGGCCGAGGCCTTCGTGCCGCCGCGCTACCGGCGCCGCCGGGCGGAGCGCGTCGAGGCGGAGACGGCCCAGGAGGATGTCGCCGGGCCCGCCGACCCGGGCCCCGCCCCCGTGCCCGAGCTGAGCGGCGCCATGCGCCCGCACGGCAGTACCGCGCTCTCCGAGCGTCCCCGTGTACGGTCGCAGGAGCGCGACTAG
- the atpB gene encoding F0F1 ATP synthase subunit A: MSNAQTLAFETDCHIFEGCGFPTPGLHSFLFEPIFTVGGFEFNKPMLLALVSSVVVIGFFWAAFNKPKLIPGKLQMVAEIGYDFVRRGVVYETLGKKEGEKYVPLMVSLFFFIWIMNLWSIVPLAQFPVTSVIALPAGLAAIVYILWVSVTFKRHGFIGGWKNITGYDRSLGPVFPMVMFFEFLSNMIIRPFTHAVRLFANMFAGHVLLVIFTIASWYLLNGIGIAYAGVSFVMVIVMTIFELFIQALQAYVFILLASSYIQGALAEHH; encoded by the coding sequence GTGAGTAACGCCCAGACGCTCGCCTTCGAGACCGATTGCCACATTTTTGAAGGGTGCGGTTTCCCGACCCCCGGCCTGCACTCCTTCCTCTTCGAGCCGATTTTCACCGTTGGCGGCTTCGAGTTCAACAAGCCGATGCTGCTGGCCCTGGTGAGTTCGGTCGTCGTCATCGGCTTCTTCTGGGCCGCCTTCAATAAGCCGAAGCTGATCCCCGGCAAGCTCCAGATGGTCGCCGAGATCGGCTACGACTTCGTGCGTCGCGGGGTCGTCTACGAGACGCTCGGCAAGAAGGAGGGCGAGAAGTACGTCCCTCTGATGGTCTCGCTGTTCTTCTTCATCTGGATCATGAACCTCTGGTCGATCGTTCCGCTCGCCCAGTTCCCGGTGACCTCGGTCATCGCACTGCCGGCGGGCCTCGCGGCGATCGTCTACATCCTCTGGGTGAGCGTGACCTTCAAGAGGCACGGCTTCATCGGCGGCTGGAAGAACATCACCGGCTACGACCGTTCGCTCGGCCCGGTCTTCCCGATGGTCATGTTCTTCGAGTTCCTCTCGAACATGATCATCCGGCCCTTCACCCACGCGGTCCGGCTCTTCGCCAACATGTTCGCGGGCCACGTCCTGCTGGTGATCTTCACCATCGCGAGCTGGTACCTGCTGAACGGCATCGGCATCGCCTACGCGGGTGTCTCGTTCGTGATGGTCATCGTGATGACGATCTTCGAGCTGTTCATCCAGGCGCTCCAGGCCTACGTCTTCATCCTGCTGGCCTCCAGCTACATCCAGGGCGCGCTCGCCGAGCACCACTGA
- the atpE gene encoding ATP synthase F0 subunit C, translating to MSALETLAAVNIQGHFGAIGYGLAAIGPGIGVGIIFGNGTQALARQPEAAGLIRQNQILGFVLCEALALIGLVMGFVYPTTS from the coding sequence ATGTCCGCTCTCGAGACCCTCGCCGCGGTCAACATCCAGGGCCACTTCGGTGCGATCGGCTACGGCCTCGCCGCGATCGGCCCCGGCATCGGCGTCGGCATCATCTTCGGTAACGGTACGCAGGCCCTCGCCCGTCAGCCCGAGGCCGCCGGCCTCATCCGCCAGAACCAGATCCTCGGCTTCGTGCTCTGTGAGGCCCTGGCGCTCATCGGTCTGGTCATGGGCTTCGTTTACCCGACGACTTCCTGA
- a CDS encoding F0F1 ATP synthase subunit B encodes MISLVQLAAEEKQNPLIPAIPELVIGLIAFVIVFGFFAKKFLPNINKVLEERREAIEGGIEKAEAAQTEAQSVLEQYKAQLAEARHEAARLRQEAQEQGAQLIAEMRAEGQRQREEIVAAGHAQIEADRKAAAQSLRQDVGQLATDLAGKLVGESLEDSARQSRTIDRFLDELEQKAEAAR; translated from the coding sequence GTGATCTCCCTGGTACAGCTGGCGGCGGAGGAGAAGCAAAATCCTCTGATCCCGGCAATCCCCGAGCTCGTCATCGGCCTGATCGCGTTCGTCATCGTCTTCGGCTTCTTCGCCAAGAAGTTCCTCCCGAACATCAACAAGGTTCTGGAAGAGCGCCGCGAGGCGATCGAAGGCGGCATCGAAAAGGCCGAGGCCGCTCAGACCGAGGCCCAGAGCGTTCTTGAGCAGTACAAGGCTCAGCTCGCCGAGGCACGGCACGAGGCCGCGCGTCTGCGCCAGGAGGCGCAGGAGCAGGGCGCTCAGCTCATCGCCGAGATGCGGGCCGAGGGCCAGCGTCAGCGCGAGGAGATCGTCGCCGCGGGCCACGCCCAGATCGAGGCCGACCGCAAGGCCGCCGCGCAGTCGCTGCGTCAGGACGTGGGCCAGCTGGCCACCGACCTGGCCGGCAAGCTCGTCGGCGAGTCCCTTGAGGACAGCGCCCGGCAGAGCCGCACCATCGACCGCTTCCTCGACGAGCTCGAGCAGAAGGCAGAGGCGGCTCGATGA
- a CDS encoding F0F1 ATP synthase subunit delta gives MTAHGASREALAAARERLDALTDNTSVDAKRLADELAAVTALLGREVSLRRVLTDPSQSGQAKAELAGRLLSGQVGGEAADLVAGMVRSRWSQSRDLVDALEELANLADLTGAQQAGALDNVEDELFRFGRIVSSSTGLRAALTDRAASRTAKSELLRSLLGGRAEDVTERLVERLVTAPRGRSLEEGLESLSKLAADRRNRMVAVVTSAVPLSDRQKQRLGAALVKVYGRQMHLNLDVDPEILGGIRVQVGDEVINGSIADRIEEAGRRVAGQ, from the coding sequence ATGACAGCGCACGGAGCCAGCCGCGAGGCACTGGCCGCCGCGCGCGAGCGTCTGGACGCGCTGACCGACAACACGTCGGTCGACGCCAAGCGGCTCGCGGACGAGCTGGCCGCGGTCACCGCGCTGCTGGGCCGCGAGGTCTCGCTGCGTCGGGTCCTGACCGACCCGTCGCAGTCCGGCCAGGCCAAGGCCGAGCTGGCCGGGCGCCTGCTGAGCGGCCAGGTGGGCGGCGAGGCCGCCGACCTGGTGGCCGGCATGGTCCGCTCGCGCTGGTCGCAGTCGCGGGACCTGGTGGACGCTCTGGAGGAGCTGGCCAACCTCGCCGACCTGACCGGCGCGCAGCAGGCCGGCGCGCTGGACAACGTCGAGGACGAGCTCTTCCGGTTCGGCCGGATCGTCTCCTCCAGCACCGGGCTGCGGGCGGCACTGACCGACCGCGCCGCCTCGCGCACGGCCAAGAGCGAGCTGCTGCGCAGCCTGCTCGGCGGTCGCGCCGAGGACGTGACGGAGCGCCTCGTCGAGCGCCTTGTGACCGCGCCGCGCGGACGTAGCCTGGAAGAGGGACTCGAGTCCCTCTCCAAGCTGGCCGCGGACCGACGCAACCGCATGGTCGCCGTCGTCACTTCCGCTGTTCCGCTCTCGGACCGGCAGAAGCAGCGTCTCGGCGCCGCGCTGGTCAAGGTGTACGGACGGCAGATGCACCTCAACCTCGACGTGGACCCCGAGATCCTCGGCGGGATCAGGGTCCAGGTCGGCGACGAGGTCATCAACGGCTCCATCGCGGACCGCATCGAGGAAGCCGGCCGCCGCGTGGCCGGCCAGTAA
- the atpA gene encoding F0F1 ATP synthase subunit alpha, with product MAELTIRPEEIRDALENFVQAYKPDAASREEVGTVTVAGDGIAKIEGLPSAMANELLKFEDGSLGLALNLEEREIGAVVLGEFSGIEEGQPVSRTGEVLSVAVGEGYLGRVVDPLGNPIDGLGEIETSGRRALELQAPGVMARKSVHEPMETGYKAVDAMTPIGRGQRQLIIGDRQTGKTALAVDTIINQRDNWRTGDVNKQVRCIYVAIGQKGSTIASVRGALEEAGALEYTTIVAAPASDPAGFKYLAPYTGSAIGQHWMYEGKHVLIVFDDLSKQADAYRAVSLLLRRPPGREAYPGDVFYLHSRLLERCAKLSDELGKGSMTGLPIVETKANDVSAFIPTNVISITDGQCFLESDLFNAGQRPALNVGISVSRVGGSAQHKAMKQVSGRLRVDLAQFRELEAFAAFGSDLDAASKAQLERGQRMVELLKQPQYEPMATEDQVVSVWAGTTGRMDEVPVNDIRRFEKELLEYLHRKEQGLMTSIKEGGKMSDDTLQAVGDAIAEFKKQFETSDGKLLGEDAPAAAGK from the coding sequence ATGGCGGAGCTCACGATCCGGCCGGAGGAGATCCGGGACGCGCTGGAGAACTTTGTCCAGGCGTACAAGCCGGACGCGGCCTCGCGCGAGGAGGTCGGTACGGTCACCGTCGCCGGCGACGGTATCGCCAAGATCGAGGGTCTGCCCTCGGCCATGGCGAACGAGCTGCTGAAGTTCGAGGACGGATCTCTCGGCCTCGCGCTGAACCTCGAAGAGCGCGAGATCGGCGCGGTCGTCCTCGGCGAGTTCAGCGGCATCGAGGAAGGCCAGCCGGTCAGCCGTACCGGCGAGGTCCTGTCGGTCGCCGTGGGCGAGGGTTACCTCGGCCGCGTCGTCGACCCGCTCGGCAACCCGATCGACGGCCTCGGTGAGATCGAGACCAGCGGACGTCGCGCCCTCGAGCTGCAGGCACCGGGCGTCATGGCCCGTAAGTCGGTGCACGAGCCGATGGAGACGGGCTACAAGGCCGTCGACGCGATGACCCCGATCGGCCGTGGCCAGCGTCAGCTGATCATCGGTGACCGCCAGACCGGCAAGACCGCCCTGGCCGTCGACACGATCATCAACCAGCGCGACAACTGGCGCACCGGCGACGTGAACAAGCAGGTCCGCTGCATCTACGTCGCCATCGGTCAGAAGGGCTCCACCATCGCCTCCGTGCGTGGTGCGCTCGAAGAGGCCGGCGCGCTGGAGTACACGACCATCGTCGCCGCCCCGGCGTCCGACCCGGCCGGCTTCAAGTACCTGGCGCCGTACACCGGCTCGGCCATCGGCCAGCACTGGATGTACGAGGGCAAGCACGTCCTCATCGTCTTCGACGACCTCTCGAAGCAGGCCGACGCCTACCGCGCCGTGTCCCTGCTGCTCCGCCGCCCGCCGGGGCGCGAGGCCTACCCGGGTGACGTCTTCTACCTGCACTCGCGTCTCCTCGAGCGTTGCGCGAAGCTCTCCGACGAGCTGGGCAAGGGCTCGATGACGGGTCTGCCGATCGTCGAGACCAAGGCGAACGACGTGTCGGCGTTCATCCCGACCAACGTCATCTCCATCACCGACGGCCAGTGCTTCCTGGAGTCGGACCTCTTCAACGCCGGTCAGCGCCCCGCGCTGAACGTCGGTATCTCCGTCTCCCGAGTCGGTGGTTCCGCGCAGCACAAGGCGATGAAGCAGGTCTCCGGCCGCCTCCGCGTGGACCTCGCCCAGTTCCGTGAGCTGGAGGCGTTCGCCGCCTTCGGTTCCGACCTGGACGCCGCGTCGAAGGCGCAGCTCGAGCGCGGCCAGCGCATGGTCGAACTGCTCAAGCAGCCGCAGTACGAGCCGATGGCCACCGAGGACCAGGTCGTCTCCGTGTGGGCCGGTACCACCGGTCGCATGGACGAGGTGCCGGTGAACGACATCCGCCGCTTCGAGAAGGAGCTCCTGGAGTACCTGCACCGCAAGGAGCAGGGCCTCATGACCTCCATCAAGGAGGGCGGCAAGATGTCGGACGACACCCTCCAGGCCGTCGGCGACGCCATCGCGGAGTTCAAGAAGCAGTTCGAGACCTCGGACGGGAAGCTTCTCGGCGAGGACGCTCCGGCCGCCGCCGGCAAGTGA
- a CDS encoding F0F1 ATP synthase subunit gamma has product MGAQLRVYKRRIKSVTATKKITKAMEMIAASRVVKAQRKVTASTPYATELTRAVTAVGTGSNTKHPLTTEPETATRSAVLLLTSDRGLAGAFNSNAIKAAEQLTARLEAEGKEVDTYIVGRRGLSHYNFRERKVVESWSGFTDEPTYADAKKVAAPLIEAIEKEAAEGGVDELHIVYTEFISMMTQTAIDGRLLPLSLEEVAEEKPAKGEIPPLYDFEPSAEDVLDALLPRYVESRIYNAMLQSAASKHAATRRAMKSATDNAGDLINSLSRLANAARQAEITQEISEIVGGTAALADATAGSDK; this is encoded by the coding sequence ATGGGAGCCCAGCTCCGGGTCTACAAGCGTCGCATCAAATCCGTCACCGCGACCAAGAAGATCACCAAGGCGATGGAGATGATCGCCGCCTCGCGCGTGGTCAAGGCCCAGCGCAAGGTGACGGCGTCCACGCCGTACGCGACCGAGCTCACCCGCGCGGTCACGGCGGTCGGCACCGGCTCGAACACGAAGCACCCGCTGACCACCGAGCCGGAGACGGCGACCCGTTCCGCGGTGCTGCTCCTCACGAGCGACCGCGGACTGGCCGGTGCCTTCAACTCGAACGCCATCAAGGCCGCGGAGCAGCTGACCGCGCGCCTGGAGGCCGAGGGCAAGGAGGTCGACACGTACATCGTCGGCCGCCGTGGTCTGTCCCACTACAACTTCCGCGAGCGCAAGGTCGTGGAGTCGTGGTCGGGCTTCACCGATGAGCCCACGTACGCGGACGCCAAGAAGGTCGCGGCGCCGTTGATCGAGGCGATCGAGAAGGAGGCGGCGGAAGGCGGCGTGGACGAGCTCCACATCGTCTACACCGAGTTCATCTCGATGATGACGCAGACGGCCATCGACGGCCGCCTGCTGCCGCTCAGCCTCGAAGAGGTCGCGGAGGAGAAGCCCGCCAAGGGCGAGATCCCTCCGCTGTACGACTTCGAGCCGTCGGCGGAGGACGTCCTCGACGCCCTGCTGCCGCGGTACGTCGAGAGCCGTATCTACAACGCGATGCTTCAGTCGGCTGCCTCCAAGCACGCCGCCACGCGCCGCGCGATGAAGTCGGCCACCGACAACGCCGGGGATCTGATCAACAGCCTCTCCCGGCTTGCCAACGCGGCCCGCCAGGCCGAAATCACCCAGGAAATCAGCGAGATCGTCGGCGGCACAGCAGCGCTGGCCGACGCGACCGCGGGGAGTGACAAGTAA
- the atpD gene encoding F0F1 ATP synthase subunit beta, with amino-acid sequence MTTTVETAVATGRVARVIGPVVDVEFPVDAMPEIYNALHVEVDDPETAGGRKTLTLEVAQHLGDGVVRAISMQPTDGLVRQAPVTDTGRGISVPVGDVTKGRVFNTLGDVLNDDPSVVADAERWTIHRKAPAFDQLESKTEMFETGLKVVDLLTPYVKGGKIGLFGGAGVGKTVLIQEMIVRVAKLHDGVSVFAGVGERTREGNDLMVEMEEAGVLDKTALVFGQMDEPPGTRLRVALAGLTMAEYFRDVQKQDVLFFIDNIFRFTQAGSEVSTLLGRMPSAVGYQPNLADEMGLLQERITSTRGHSITSMQAIYVPADDLTDPAPATTFAHLDATTVLSRPISEKGIYPAVDPLDSTSRILDPRYIAQDHYDAAMRVKGILQKYKDLQDIIAILGIDELSEEDKLVVARARRVERFLSQNTHAAKQFTGVDGSDVSLDESIAAFNAICDGEYDHFPEQAFFMCGGLEDLKKNAKELGVS; translated from the coding sequence ATGACGACCACTGTTGAGACGGCCGTTGCCACGGGCCGCGTCGCCCGGGTGATCGGCCCGGTCGTCGACGTGGAGTTCCCCGTCGACGCGATGCCGGAGATCTACAACGCCCTGCACGTCGAGGTCGACGACCCGGAGACCGCGGGCGGCCGCAAGACGCTGACCCTCGAGGTCGCCCAGCACCTGGGTGACGGCGTGGTCCGCGCGATCTCGATGCAGCCCACCGACGGCCTGGTCCGCCAGGCGCCCGTCACCGACACCGGCCGCGGCATCTCGGTGCCGGTCGGCGACGTGACCAAGGGCCGCGTGTTCAACACGCTCGGTGATGTGCTGAACGACGACCCGTCCGTGGTCGCCGACGCCGAGCGCTGGACGATCCACCGCAAGGCCCCGGCCTTCGACCAGCTCGAGTCCAAGACCGAGATGTTCGAGACCGGCCTGAAGGTCGTCGACCTTCTCACCCCGTACGTCAAGGGTGGAAAGATCGGTCTGTTCGGTGGTGCCGGTGTCGGCAAGACCGTGCTGATCCAGGAAATGATCGTCCGTGTGGCCAAGCTGCACGACGGTGTCTCCGTCTTCGCCGGTGTCGGCGAGCGCACCCGTGAGGGCAACGACCTCATGGTCGAGATGGAGGAAGCCGGCGTTCTGGACAAGACCGCGCTGGTCTTCGGCCAGATGGACGAGCCGCCGGGCACGCGTCTGCGCGTCGCCCTGGCCGGTCTGACCATGGCGGAGTACTTCCGCGATGTGCAGAAGCAGGACGTGCTGTTCTTCATCGACAACATCTTCCGCTTCACCCAGGCCGGTTCCGAGGTCTCGACCCTGCTCGGCCGCATGCCCTCCGCGGTGGGCTACCAGCCGAACCTGGCCGACGAGATGGGTCTCCTCCAGGAGCGCATCACCTCGACCCGTGGTCACTCGATCACCTCGATGCAGGCGATCTACGTCCCCGCGGACGACCTGACCGACCCGGCCCCGGCGACCACGTTCGCCCACCTCGACGCGACGACGGTGCTCTCCCGTCCGATCTCCGAGAAGGGCATCTACCCGGCCGTGGACCCGCTGGACTCCACGTCCCGCATCCTGGACCCGCGCTACATCGCGCAGGACCACTACGACGCCGCCATGCGCGTCAAGGGGATCCTGCAGAAGTACAAGGACCTCCAGGACATCATCGCGATCCTCGGTATCGACGAGCTCAGCGAGGAAGACAAGCTCGTCGTCGCCCGCGCCCGTCGCGTGGAGCGCTTCCTGTCCCAGAACACCCACGCCGCCAAGCAGTTCACCGGCGTGGACGGTTCGGACGTGTCCCTCGACGAGTCGATCGCGGCGTTCAACGCGATCTGCGACGGCGAGTACGACCACTTCCCGGAGCAGGCGTTCTTCATGTGCGGTGGTCTCGAGGACCTCAAGAAGAACGCCAAGGAGCTCGGCGTCTCCTGA